CATTCTTAGTACGGGAGCGACGACTTGCAACGACACAGAATAAATTGGTACAACCgcgaacaagaaaatattgcCGACTAAAACTCTCACCCAAGTTTAAATAGGCTTCTGAAGTGCTCTTTCTCCCCAATAGCATCGACGGATTCTTTCAATCATACACACTTGTGTCCCCACGTCAACGCTCTTTCGACTTTTTTTGGGCGGAGCTTCTTGTGTGCGCTTCAACCAACAGctactttcaatttcaaatatcCCACATGACCCCTTTGAAATGATCAAgatacttcttttttttgcgttcgtactctgtgtaaaaaaaaactttactgGTCCACTTTATACTTCGTCTAGTGAGTCATTTTATCAACGCATCCATTTCCGATCCAATGACCCTGAAATCAGTTCGAATCAGCTAGCGTTGTGCCAATATCGTAAACAGGAACTGTTGGGAACCAGGCGTATTATATGGAGTCAGTTGATACGAATTTATAACAAACTGATGCACTCTTACTACAAGCGATTATAcgcaataacaaaaatagataATTCTTCATGCATTTCGTCTACTATCACAAAACCAGACAGAAATGTCTCCCAAACCATGTCTGGCAAAAGAATACATATCTACAATGCTTCTGAACCAGTGTAATAAAACACGCTGTCTATCTTGTTGCATAGAGATGCGAGCAAACAGTGGCAATTTCACTAACGACGTTGGTATCTCTATTCTGTATAACAATTAATTGGGATTCGTAAAACTTATACTCGATGTTGGTTAATTGGACGTCTGCGAGAAAAAGCAATAGAATTGGGGCATCTGGATCTGGTTTTTCCTGAGAGCCACTGCATGTTGTGGGACTGCCTCAGACATCAGTAAGTTGGTTGAGAGATCACATTTCAAGGGTGTTTCGAATAGAATGCCAAGTTAGCTATATTATTGATAAACTTACCTGTGTTTAGCCTAATAACTTGTTATGCCAATAACTTTTCAAAGAAGTCGTGCATGCTCTGTCTTCCATTGTTTCTTGAGGTAACGACAATGATAAAGaagtgaatttaaaaaaaattgcgtaaCCTCACCGTTAGATGGCTACTAATGTAAACTTGACAGCAAGACAAAAATGACAGATTTCAATCACAAACACGAAAAGGTGATTTTTTTACAATGTGTTCATTATATTTATAAAGACACTTAGAAATTCTGTAAGCTTAGGGCATCAATATAGGATATAGTTTCATTTACAATCACGTGATTACGTTAACTGTCGTACTACTTCTCACTGTCTCTGTTCTTACTTGTTTCAAGCTCAATTACTGCATCAAaatgtattcaaaattttattgtGGGTGTTTTGGTGTAGGTACTGTTGGGACTAAGCTTCCTACAAGATGCTGCTTCTAGAAGTTCACAGCTTACAAGTGGAATGGTCAACATTTTGACATCATTTGAAGAACGGTTGGCAAGGCTTGAAAAAACCATTTTGCCTGTATatcatgaaacaaaaaatttgcaGCAAAAGCAAGAAAGTAAATTATACATCCTTATTTATATCTTCAGTTCAAGTTTGATGactaatgcatttttttttttttagacattGACAAAACCTTAGCTTCCTTGGATCATGTGATTGGCTACTATAGTGTCAGCAAGGAAGTTGAGCCTGTCATTAAAGAAAGCCCTTCAAGCCAAGGACTGGATGTTTTTCTCCAATCTCTTGGTAGACTCCAGGAAGCAATGCATTTCTTTGAGAAAAATAATCCTCAGAGTGTGGAGTTGGAAAATGTGGTAAGTATCTTTTAAGGTacaaataagtaaataaatttttgaacatttttgcTAGATGAGCTTGTTTGAAACGGGGAAAGATAACATAATTAGTGAGTTTAAAGAACATCTAGCCAAACACAGTCACGTAGTTCCACCCATCGCAGTGCTGGAAGCTCTTGCAACTGATGAGGGTAAATTCCATTGGCCTAAAGTGtgacagatttttttaaaatttaaattcccTCATTTTGAGTTTCAGAAGAGATAAATGTGAATCACTTCTCTGCAGAAATCAAAGATAATCTGATGCAAATAGCTGACTGGCTAATAACCCACAATGAAGATGACTTCATGAATGTATTGTTTACATTAAAACTGCTGGTATATCAGCTATGTTTCTAAATGTTCTATCGCAGGTGTACGCTCGATTCCGAGCAAATACGGTGCAAAAAACTCTTCTTGGTCTACGAGATCACTTAAGGAGTTCATCTGTTGGGGCTGTGAGTCACCAAGGCGTCAGTCCAATCGCTCCTATGTCTGGGACGTCTACTTTGCTGGTTAGCTGATTGTTTTTGCATTTGAATACCAGTTTTAACAACGGCTCTCTattacatttaaaatttctgtAGGCAAAATCGAGTGTTAAATCCAATTATGACACCCCAAGTCGTAAGACATCTAAGAAACTTCAGCAAATGCTTGAGCGTAAAGCGAATCAGATGCTGTTGAAAGCCTCGCAAACCTTAGAAAGTTCAACAGGACTAGCTTTGGGCTCAAGAAGATCTGCCGCAGGTAGGAAGAGAAATcactattccttttttctttggcccTAACAATGCCTCTGTGCAGACATTATAAAGGAAGACTCTGTCGAAGAACAGGAAATTGAATCTTTTTTCACGGAATTTACGGCCCTGTTGCGACTGTTGCAAAGTGAACTTCGTCTCATGCTGGGCATTATACCTTTACCGCACCAAAAAGCAGTTCTTTCGATAATCCTCAGGGACGCACTGGAAATGATTTGCCATGATGCCGAGGTTTACAGATTCCGAGTTAAATTTTAGCGAGTTTTATAACTTGAAGTACGTTTTAAGAGTTTAAGCGCTCGAGCTCGGAGAAGCGTTTCGCGGCTAGAATTTGGCCCAGTTTTACTACTTTTCCCAGCCTTACGCCACTTGGTGTGCTTAAAGGGTGACTGTGATAAATTGCTCGAAGGATGCGATTCTTCAGTGCGAACTCGTTTTTACGGAATGGTTAACAATCTTCACACAACGGTATCAATACTTATACGTAGGCTTTATCGGTTTTTCTCATTACGATATGATTATTAGTGTGGCAAAGCTCTTGAAGATTTCGCTGAATCGGTTCGTTCCGAATCTGCAGCTCCATTACCCAAGGATGGCACTGTCTATGAAATGACAAGTAATGTGGTCCTGTTCCTAGGTCAACTGACCGATTTATCCGACACCGTCGGTCCTCTCCTCGCCCAAGACCAAAGTTATTCAAATGCCTTAGTGCACACGCAACCTTGGCCAAAACCACAGAGGAACAGAGCTTTACTCGGACTCTACATcagtatttatattttaactATTAGATCTATATTTGAGTTTTATGCGGCCAGACAAATAACTtacgtcttctttttttaaagagaaagtcTTGGTCCAACTTAATTTGACATTGGTAACGAAAAGTGATGCCTATAGCGATTCATCACTGCGCTACATTTTCCGTTTAAATAACAGCCACTATCTGTTGGGGGCTCTCCAACGCAGTGGGCTTTTAGACCTCTTGAAGGTAACATCTAGCGATTATTTGTGATCATTGATAGATCAAGGATAAGTTGAATTCGAAGCATTAtctcattaaaaatgaataacttaATCAGGTTGTGGAACCAGAATGTGAAACTATTTACCGAGAAATGATCAACGAACAGAAAAGACTCTATTCTCAAAGGTAAGTAACATTCACTGATATCTTTGCAGAATTTTCTCATGTAAGTTTGTTCGAAAAACTCTTAGTTGGAACAAAGTTTTGGCTCCTATCTGGAACTCGGAAGATGTTCCAGCTTCCGTACTTCTTTCCGGAAGGCTCCGTGAAAAGGATAAAGcgttgataaaagaaaagttttcgGCAAGTACCCAAATAGAGCATAGATTTTACATTTTGGTTCACTATTTACATCACAATTCGACAAAAAGACTCTCAACAAGGAGTTCGAGGAATTGTCCAGAGAGCAGCGAGGTTATTCGGTGCCAGACGTAGAACTTCGCGAAAGTCTGAAACGAGATAACAAAGAGTACATCCTGCCGAAGTATCAGGCCTTCTATGACAAGTACAGCAACGCCCAGTTCAGCAAACATAGTGAAAAATACATCAAGTACTCACCGGCCCAAATTTCATCAGTAATTGATACGTTCTTTGACGTAGCTgcatgaatttgaaaagcaTTATAATTAACAAGAAAACCATTCTGATTGTATTTTCAACACCACTTTAAATTTATTacaaatt
The nucleotide sequence above comes from Daphnia carinata strain CSIRO-1 chromosome 3, CSIRO_AGI_Dcar_HiC_V3, whole genome shotgun sequence. Encoded proteins:
- the LOC130697577 gene encoding exocyst complex component 7-like isoform X3; this translates as MTDFNHKHEKVLLGLSFLQDAASRSSQLTSGMVNILTSFEERLARLEKTILPVYHETKNLQQKQENIDKTLASLDHVIGYYSVSKEVEPVIKESPSSQGLDVFLQSLGRLQEAMHFFEKNNPQSVELENVMSLFETGKDNIISEFKEHLAKHSHVVPPIAVLEALATDEEEINVNHFSAEIKDNLMQIADWLITHNEDDFMNVYARFRANTVQKTLLGLRDHLRSSSVGAVSHQGVSPIAPMSGTSTLLAKSSVKSNYDTPSRKTSKKLQQMLERKANQMLLKASQTLESSTGLALGSRRSAADIIKEDSVEEQEIESFFTEFTALLRLLQSELRLMLGIIPLPHQKAVLSIILRDALEMICHDAESLSARARRSVSRLEFGPVLLLFPALRHLVCLKGDCDKLLEGCDSSVRTRFYGMVNNLHTTCGKALEDFAESVRSESAAPLPKDGTVYEMTSNVVLFLGQLTDLSDTVGPLLAQDQSYSNALVHTQPWPKPQRNRALLGLYIKKVLVQLNLTLVTKSDAYSDSSLRYIFRLNNSHYLLGALQRSGLLDLLKVVEPECETIYREMINEQKRLYSQSWNNVLAPIWNSEDVPASVLSSGRLREKDKALIKEKFSVGTQIEHSF
- the LOC130697577 gene encoding exocyst complex component 7-like isoform X1: MTDFNHKHEKVLLGLSFLQDAASRSSQLTSGMVNILTSFEERLARLEKTILPVYHETKNLQQKQENIDKTLASLDHVIGYYSVSKEVEPVIKESPSSQGLDVFLQSLGRLQEAMHFFEKNNPQSVELENVMSLFETGKDNIISEFKEHLAKHSHVVPPIAVLEALATDEEEINVNHFSAEIKDNLMQIADWLITHNEDDFMNVYARFRANTVQKTLLGLRDHLRSSSVGAVSHQGVSPIAPMSGTSTLLAKSSVKSNYDTPSRKTSKKLQQMLERKANQMLLKASQTLESSTGLALGSRRSAADIIKEDSVEEQEIESFFTEFTALLRLLQSELRLMLGIIPLPHQKAVLSIILRDALEMICHDAESLSARARRSVSRLEFGPVLLLFPALRHLVCLKGDCDKLLEGCDSSVRTRFYGMVNNLHTTCGKALEDFAESVRSESAAPLPKDGTVYEMTSNVVLFLGQLTDLSDTVGPLLAQDQSYSNALVHTQPWPKPQRNRALLGLYIKKVLVQLNLTLVTKSDAYSDSSLRYIFRLNNSHYLLGALQRSGLLDLLKVVEPECETIYREMINEQKRLYSQSWNNVLAPIWNSEDVPASVLSSGRLREKDKALIKEKFSTQQGVQCSKHSEKYIKYSPAQISSVIDTFFDVAA
- the LOC130697577 gene encoding exocyst complex component 7-like isoform X2 → MTDFNHKHEKVLLGLSFLQDAASRSSQLTSGMVNILTSFEERLARLEKTILPVYHETKNLQQKQENIDKTLASLDHVIGYYSVSKEVEPVIKESPSSQGLDVFLQSLGRLQEAMHFFEKNNPQSVELENVMSLFETGKDNIISEFKEHLAKHSHVVPPIAVLEALATDEEEINVNHFSAEIKDNLMQIADWLITHNEDDFMNVYARFRANTVQKTLLGLRDHLRSSSVGAVSHQGVSPIAPMSGTSTLLAKSSVKSNYDTPSRKTSKKLQQMLERKANQMLLKASQTLESSTGLALGSRRSAADIIKEDSVEEQEIESFFTEFTALLRLLQSELRLMLGIIPLPHQKAVLSIILRDALEMICHDAESLSARARRSVSRLEFGPVLLLFPALRHLVCLKGDCDKLLEGCDSSVRTRFYGMVNNLHTTCGKALEDFAESVRSESAAPLPKDGTVYEMTSNVVLFLGQLTDLSDTVGPLLAQDQSYSNALVHTQPWPKPQRNRALLGLYIKKVLVQLNLTLVTKSDAYSDSSLRYIFRLNNSHYLLGALQRSGLLDLLKVVEPECETIYREMINEQKRLYSQSWNKVLAPIWNSEDVPASVLLSGRLREKDKALIKEKFSANSQQGVRGIVQRAARLFGARRRTSRKSETR
- the LOC130697577 gene encoding exocyst complex component 7-like isoform X4, with product MTDFNHKHEKVLLGLSFLQDAASRSSQLTSGMVNILTSFEERLARLEKTILPVYHETKNLQQKQENIDKTLASLDHVIGYYSVSKEVEPVIKESPSSQGLDVFLQSLGRLQEAMHFFEKNNPQSVELENVMSLFETGKDNIISEFKEHLAKHSHVVPPIAVLEALATDEEEINVNHFSAEIKDNLMQIADWLITHNEDDFMNVYARFRANTVQKTLLGLRDHLRSSSVGAVSHQGVSPIAPMSGTSTLLAKSSVKSNYDTPSRKTSKKLQQMLERKANQMLLKASQTLESSTGLALGSRRSAADIIKEDSVEEQEIESFFTEFTALLRLLQSELRLMLGIIPLPHQKAVLSIILRDALEMICHDAESLSARARRSVSRLEFGPVLLLFPALRHLVCLKGDCDKLLEGCDSSVRTRFYGMVNNLHTTCGKALEDFAESVRSESAAPLPKDGTVYEMTSNVVLFLGQLTDLSDTVGPLLAQDQSYSNALVHTQPWPKPQRNRALLGLYIKKVLVQLNLTLVTKSDAYSDSSLRYIFRLNNSHYLLGALQRSGLLDLLKVVEPECETIYREMINEQKRLYSQSWNKVLAPIWNSEDVPASVLLSGRLREKDKALIKEKFSTLNKEFEELSREQRGYSVPDVELRESLKRDNKEYILPKYQAFYDKYSNAQFSKHSEKYIKYSPAQISSVIDTFFDVAA